The region TGTTACCGTGGCCCACCTCCGGAATCAGCCCGAGCTTCTTGCCCAGGTGCACGCGCAGGTTCGCCATCACGGTGTGCACCACCGCGCTCTTGCCGCTCTGGAACAGGATCAGATCGCCGTCCCCCGCTCCCACGGCCGCGTTGATCTCCGTGCGCATCTCCGGCGTGATGGTCTTGGCCAGGGGGGATTGCGTCCAAGAGCCGTCCGCCGCCACCTTGGCCCGCGCCAAGCCCGCGGCGCCCATGCTCTTGGCCAGCTGCTCGAGCTTGTCGGCTTCCGTGCGCGACAGCCCAGCGCTGGCCGGCACCACCATGGCCTTGACGATCTCCGCCGGCAGGTCCGTGCGGTAGGTACCGTTCTTGAACTTCTCGGCGATGGGCGCCCAGAACGGGATGCCACCGCCGCCGTGCTTCACCACCAGCTCGGTGAGATCCGTGTGCTTCATGCCGAAGCGCAGATCCGGCTTGTCGTTGCCGTAGTCGCGCATGGACTCGTCGAAGCGCAGGTGAGGGAAGTGCCCGCTGGGGTACAGCTCTTTCAGGTCGATGCCGAGGGCAGCCTTCCAGATGGCGAACACCAGGCCCTCCACCAGGGAGAACACGTCGTCCTGATTCACGAAGGACATCTCGATGTCGATCTGCGTGAACTCCGGCTGGCGATCGAGACGCAGGTCCTCGTCCCGGAAGCAGCGCACGATCTGGAAGTAACGTTCGTAGCCCGCCACCATGAACAGCTGCTTGAAGATCTGCGGGCTCTCCGCGAGGGCGTAGAACTTCCCGGGGCTGAGGCGCGCCGGAACCAAGAAGTTCCGCGCACCGCCGGGGGTGTACTTCACCAGGAACGGCGTCTCGATCTCGAGGCAGCCCTGGCTCGAGAGATAGTTGCGCGTCGCCTGGTTGATGTCATGGCGCATGCGGAGCGAGCGCTGCAGCGGCCGCCGGCGCAGGTCCAAGTAGCGGTACTGCAGACGGATCTCTTCGCGGGTGTCGAGCTTGTCGGCGATCTCGAAGGGCGGCGTCTCCGCGCGGTTGAACACCGTGGCCTCCGTCACCACCACCTCGATCTCGCCGGTGGCGAGGTTCGGGTTGGTGGCGGACACCATCTTGTCTTCCTTCTTGCTCCACTGCTCGCCGCGGGAGCGCACCCGTCCGCGGATGCCGACCACCCACTCGCCGCGGAGCTGCTCCGCGAGATCGTGGGCTTCTTGGGACGCCTCGGGATCGAACACCACCTGGGTGATGCCCTCGCGGTCCCGGAGGTCCACGAAGATGAGCTTTCCGTGATCGCGACGGCTATCCACCCAGCCGAACAGCACGACCTCGCTATCGATGTCGGATGCGCGGAGCTGAGCGTTGTGGTGAGTGCGTTTGAGCTCGTCGATGAAGCGGGCCACGGTGACCTCCTGGAAGGCAGAGGCTTGTAGCACGGCCCTCCCCGCAAAAAACCTGGGGCTTTTCTCGCGCCGGCGTCCGTCACCCGGGCGCAAAGCCCCGGAAATTGGGCCGAAATCCCCGAGTGTGGCACGTGGGGGAGCGTGCGCGTCGAGCTTGGCGAAACCCCGCAGGATCGCTACCGCCACTGGCTGCACCCGGTGTGCGCCTGGGCGGCCCTGGTCCTGCCCCTGTTGGTGACGCTGTGGCGTGCGTCCACTGGCACGCAGTGGCGTGACGACATGGCCATCGTGCGTGGCCTGGGGCTGGTGCCCCTCGGCGGCGAAGGCACCGTGTCCAGCGTGGTGATGCAGCTCTTCGCGCTGCTCCCGTTGGGCGGCCGCCTGCTGCGCGCCTCCCTGGCCAGCGCCCTGGCATTGGCGGTGGCGGCGCGCCTCGTCTACGCCCTCGCCGTCCGACTGCTGGACGAGAACGCGTGGACCCCACGGCTCACACCGCTCTTGGCTTTCGCCGCGGCCCTCACCACCACCCTCTCCCCCACCTGGCAGCTCGAAGGCACCATCGCCGGCGGCGCCACGCTGGCGGCGTGCTTGGTGCTGCTGGGTGTGATGCTGCGCCCCGACGGTCGCGTGGGCGACGCGCGGGTGTGGCTGGGCTACGGCGCGTTCATCGCCATCACCTCGCTGGAGAGCCACGCCGCGGGAGCCGCGCTGTTGGTCGCCATCGCGGTGCAGGTCGGCGTGCTGGGCGAAACCCCGCCGCGCCGCAACGTGGGTCTGCTCGCCGCGGGCGCATTGGTCACGGCCGCGCTGTGCCTCGTGCCGCTGGCCGTGCGTC is a window of Polyangiaceae bacterium DNA encoding:
- the aspS gene encoding aspartate--tRNA ligase, translating into MARFIDELKRTHHNAQLRASDIDSEVVLFGWVDSRRDHGKLIFVDLRDREGITQVVFDPEASQEAHDLAEQLRGEWVVGIRGRVRSRGEQWSKKEDKMVSATNPNLATGEIEVVVTEATVFNRAETPPFEIADKLDTREEIRLQYRYLDLRRRPLQRSLRMRHDINQATRNYLSSQGCLEIETPFLVKYTPGGARNFLVPARLSPGKFYALAESPQIFKQLFMVAGYERYFQIVRCFRDEDLRLDRQPEFTQIDIEMSFVNQDDVFSLVEGLVFAIWKAALGIDLKELYPSGHFPHLRFDESMRDYGNDKPDLRFGMKHTDLTELVVKHGGGGIPFWAPIAEKFKNGTYRTDLPAEIVKAMVVPASAGLSRTEADKLEQLAKSMGAAGLARAKVAADGSWTQSPLAKTITPEMRTEINAAVGAGDGDLILFQSGKSAVVHTVMANLRVHLGKKLGLIPEVGHGNNWNFLWVVDPPLFEYDDEKNRWAAAHHAFTRPHDEHVDLIEKDPGKVLCYRYDLVLNGFEIAGGSIRLHDPEVQAKVFAALGIKDEDAQEKFGFLLQALRYGAPPHGGIALGMDRLAMLLAGSDSIRDVIAFPKTQKGTDVMSDAPNAVSPEQLAELSVRSVVEDD